The Vitis vinifera cultivar Pinot Noir 40024 chromosome 12, ASM3070453v1 genome has a segment encoding these proteins:
- the LOC100260121 gene encoding uncharacterized protein LOC100260121 isoform X2, producing MLLCCKLYISESRNHTALDSIERAARLDGETVIVNKFQDRAYNRIGYTLVSYIVHDSTGNIIYSPLQQTLLSMVEAAYEAINLELHHGAHPRLGVVDDIVFHPLARASLEEAAWFAKMAAADIGNKFQVPVFLYDAAHPMGKPLDIIRRELGYYRPNFMGNQWSGWDMPEVLSEKPDEGPTMVSRARGIVMIGARPWVSMYNIPIVSTDISAARRIARTVSARGGGLPTVQTLGLFHGEDSTEIACMLLEPNRIGADRVQNQVEMLAAQEGLDVEKGYFTDFSPEMIIEKYLKLISGAESH from the exons ATGCTACTCTGCTGTAAGCTCTATATATCTGAATCGCGTAACCACACAGCTCTTGATTCAATTGAAAGAGCTGCAAGGCTTGATGGTGAAACTGTCATAGTGAACAAGTTTCAGGATCGGGCTTATAACAGGATTGGGTACACTCTTGTTTCCTACATTGTCCATGATAGCACAGGGAATATCATTTACAGCCCATTGCAGCAAACTCTGCTATCCATGGTTGAAGCTGCTTATGAAGCTATCAACCTTGAGTTGCATCATGGGGCACACCCTAGGCTTGGCGTTGTGGATGACATTGTTTTCCATCCACTTGCTCGGGCTTCTTTGGAGGAAGCGGCTTGGTTTGCTAAAATGGCAGCAGCTGACATAGGCAACAAGTTCCAAG TGCCAgtatttctatatgatgcagCACACCCCATGGGCAAACCTTTGGACATCATCAGGAGGGAGCTGGGTTATTATCGCCCCAACTTTATGGGCAACCAATGGTCCGGATGGGATATGCCAGAAGTTCTTTCTGAGAAGCCTGATGAAGGCCCAACCATGGTCTCTCGGGCAAGAGGTATTGTGATGATAGGCGCGCGGCCATGGGTCTCAATGTACAACATTCCCATAGTGTCTACAGATATTTCTGCTGCTAGAAGAATTGCACGGACAGTGAGTGCTAGAGGGGGCGGGCTGCCAACAGTGCAGACACTGGGCCTGTTTCATGGTGAGGACTCGACTGAGATAGCTTGCATGCTCTTGGAGCCAAACAGGATTGGAGCAGACCGGGTCCAGAACCAGGTGGAGATGCTAGCAGCTCAGGAAGGGCTGGATGTTGAGAAAGGATATTTCACTGATTTTTCTCCAGAGATGATCATTGAGAAATATTTAAAGCTCATCTCTGGTGCTGAAAGCCATTAA
- the LOC100251630 gene encoding uncharacterized protein LOC100251630, with protein sequence MLKLMLACCKVYISESRNRAALELIERAARLFPEAPIINKFEDETYNRVGYTLVSKLAPKPSSDTCALRGAVLAMVKAAFEAINLEMHCGNHPRLGVVDHICFHPLADASLKQTAGIAKSLAADIGSNLQVPTFLYGAAHEEERTLDSIRRELGYFKPNSSGNQWAGGMKSESSLLKPDVGPAQAAQAKGVVVIGSTRWVDNYNVPIFSSNIAAVRRIAKRVSGRGGGLPSVQAMALAYGENVTEVACNLLEPSRIGGDQVQLEVERHAEEEGMIAGKGYYTDFSQEKIIKRYLDFNPLCD encoded by the exons ATGTTAAAGTTAATGCTTGCATGCTGCAAGGTATACATATCTGAGAGCCGAAACAGGGCTGCACTTGAGTTGATTGAACGAGCTGCCAGGCTATTCCCAGAAGCCCCTATTATCAACAAGTTTGAAGATGAGACTTACAATAGGGTTGGTTACACTCTTGTCTCCAAGTTGGCTCCAAAGCCATCTTCAGACACATGTGCCTTGAGAGGTGCTGTGCTTGCCATGGTTAAAGCTGCATTTGAAGCCATCAACCTTGAAATGCATTGTGGAAACCATCCCAGGCTTGGAGTGGTTGACCACATTTGCTTTCATCCCTTGGCTGATGCCTCACTGAAGCAGACAGCTGGAATTGCAAAGTCTTTGGCAGCTGATATTGGTTCCAATCTTCAAG TGCCAACCTTTTTATATGGAGCAGCCCATGAAGAGGAAAGGACTCTGGATTCAATAAGAAGAGAGTTGGGATACTTCAAGCCTAATTCCAGTGGAAACCAGTGGGCTGGGGGTATGAAATCAGAGTCTTCTCTGTTGAAGCCAGATGTAGGTCCAGCTCAAGCAGCTCAAGCAAAAGGTGTGGTTGTAATCGGATCAACCCGGTGGGTTGATAACTATAATGTCCCAATTTTCTCTAGTAATATTGCTGCTGTTCGTAGAATTGCAAAACGGGTAAGTGGTAGAGGAGGTGGACTTCCATCAGTACAAGCCATGGCACTTGCTTATGGTGAAAATGTCACTGAGGTAGCTTGTAACCTGTTGGAACCAAGTAGAATTGGAGGAGATCAAGTTCAGCTTGAAGTTGAGCGGCACGCAGAAGAAGAGGGAATGATTGCAGGGAAAGGATATTATACTGATTTTTCAcaggaaaaaataattaagagatACTTGGACTTTAATCCATTGTGTGATTAG
- the LOC100241360 gene encoding syntaxin-124, translating to MNDLFSSSFKRFTDLKPQSFDVEAGGDAGRESVNLEKFFEEVENVKDDMRAVENFYKKLQDLNEESKTVHNAKTMKDLRARMDTDVVQVLKRVKIIKGKLEALERSNAANRNHPGCGPGSSADRTRTSVVGGLGKKLKDMMDDFQNLRVRMNAEYKDTIERRYFTITGEKADEETIENLISSGESETFLQKAIQDQGRGQIMDTISELQERHGAVKEIEKNLIELHQVFLDMAALVEAQGQHLNDIESHVAHASSFVRKGTDQLQIARNYQKSSRKWTCIAVGLAICLIIVILFPVLKSLDMIHL from the coding sequence ATGAATGATCTCTTCTCAAGTTCGTTCAAAAGATTTACAGACCTCAAGCCGCAGTCCTTTGATGTTGAGGCTGGTGGGGATGCTGGAAGAGAGAGTGTCAATCTCGAAAAATTCTTCGAAGAAGTGGAGAATGTCAAGGATGATATGAGAGCTGTGGAAAATTTCTACAAGAAACTCCAAGATTTGAATGAAGAAAGCAAAACAGTCCACAATGCGAAGACCATGAAAGACCTTCGGGCCCGAATGGATACTGATGTTGTGCAGGTCTTGAAACGGGTTAAAATCATCAAGGGGAAGCTGGAGGCCCTTGAACGCTCCAACGCCGCTAACCGCAACCATCCAGGATGTGGCCCTGGGTCCTCCGCAGATCGAACCAGGACTTCTGTTGTTGGGGGACTGGGGAAGAAGCTCAAGGACATGATGGATGATTTTCAGAACTTAAGGGTCAGGATGAATGCTGAATACAAGGACACAATCGAGCGAAGGTACTTCACTATAACGGGGGAGAAAGCAGATGAAGAGACCATCGAGAACTTGATATCGAGCGGAGAAAGCGAAACCTTCCTTCAGAAGGCGATTCAGGATCAGGGCAGAGGCCAAATCATGGACACCATTTCTGAATTGCAGGAGAGGCATGGGGCGGTGAAGGAGATAGAGAAAAATCTGATAGAGCTTCACCAAGTGTTCCTAGATATGGCCGCACTGGTAGAGGCGCAGGGGCAGCACCTGAACGACATCGAAAGCCATGTAGCCCATGCCAGTTCCTTCGTCAGAAAAGGCACCGATCAGCTCCAGATTGCGAGGAACTACCAGAAGAGCAGCAGGAAATGGACCTGCATCGCCGTTGGGCTAGCCATTTGTTTGATCATTGTCATCCTTTTCCCCGTCTTGAAGTCCCTTGATATGATTCACTTGTAG
- the LOC132254757 gene encoding uncharacterized protein LOC132254757, protein MASQPPVTAGATGTAAASIQDIFDSSLNLEETHFNDGFTEGYNAGLISGKEEAKQVGLKFGFQVGEELGFYRGCVDVWNSAIEVDSTRFSSRVQKSIKQMEELLQKYPYFDPDDESAQEIMDNLRLKFRAICATLSVKLEYNGFLKSSSEAKDIEF, encoded by the coding sequence ATGGCTTCCCAACCACCCGTCACCGCCGGTGCCACCGGCACCGCCGCCGCTTCCATTCAGGATATCTTCGATTCCTCTCTAAACCTCGAAGAAACCCACTTCAACGACGGCTTTACTGAAGGCTACAACGCCGGCTTAATCTCCGGAAAAGAAGAAGCCAAGCAAGTAGGCCTAAAATTCGGTTTCCAAGTTGGTGAAGAACTTGGGTTCTACCGGGGCTGTGTCGATGTCTGGAACTCGGCAATTGAAGTCGATTCGACCCGGTTCTCTTCTCGGGTTCAAAAAAGTATTAAACAGATGGAGGAGTTGctacaaaaatacccttattttgacccggatgatgaGAGTGCCCAAGAAATTATGGATAATCTGAGGTTGAAATTTAGGGCTATTTGCGCCACATTGTCGGTGAAATTGGAGTATAATGGGTTTCTCAAATCTTCTTCGGAGGCAAAGGATATTGAGTTTTGA
- the LOC100249870 gene encoding uncharacterized protein LOC100249870 has translation MASRVAAAARQAAILTRLSSAKPSPQSANLIQRRGLAGAADHHGPPRINVWEDPMSPSKWKEEHFVIVSLSGWGLLFFGSYKFFTRGKKDKEEKLVEASH, from the exons ATGGCGTCGCGGGTGGCAGCGGCGGCTCGTCAAGCCGCGATTCTGACTCGGCTCTCTTCTGCGAAGCCATCTCCTCAATCTGCTAACCTAATCCAGCGGCGCGGTCTCGCTGGCGCCGCAG ATCATCATGGACCTCCAAGGATCAACGTTTGGGAAGACCCAATGAGTCCATCTAAATGGAAGGAAGAGCAT TTTGTAATTGTCTCTTTATCTGGTTGGGGTTTACTTTTCTTTGGAAGCTACAAGTTCTTTACTAGAGGCAAGAAAGACAAGGAAGAG AAATTGGTGGAAGCATCACACTAG
- the LOC100246486 gene encoding uncharacterized protein LOC100246486 produces the protein MAVGIKGNTGGGGSGRGRSYGLMLILAFGAAVLGVMVIHKLRDRRIFNLLVKEKDRQRISLQLLLQKERESTKEERRKIEELKAKILYLKSQNMELHSRVMEMQSTIASLRDEHKTLEMAFDEKQTEIKMLQERETDSIKENPEAIALKEILKKREAEIEDLKHHLDPSNPPVNLTARENMGWEDKTKAREGKEQNEHLHEADSNGNGQKLTGGDGSENGVGVNLQKEMTGEAKFQKFENTQDGVAGGITGEKSINADQGNKNKHSQDELDFGTREEKADPNATEAIFKSEVGKTIDEDDNKKVMDNKEHGIVRNGHLEKHENSHDGEGQKLGMISKGVKMEMPGSSMNGAGSGIGGKHGHAGKTKEKRWRILTKSRGVENNGNSENSRAATTRRRRFSKDKRGNIPSTPDVAVPTSRISSEAGNITGSARKLGKEVGEDRKREGGDIQQETGTRDFHEAAENTEQAKVAEADKEQEDLEIADIHQQETKAANGDTFGDDFENNKEGYKDETDEPEF, from the exons atGGCAGTGGGGATAAAGGGAAACACCGGTGGCGGAGGCAGCGGCAGGGGAAGGTCGTATGGGTTGATGTTGATTCTGGCGTTCGGGGCTGCTGTTTTGGGGGTGATGGTGATCCACAAGCTCAGAGACAGGCGCATCTTCAACCTCCTTGTTAAAGAGAAGGACCGTCAGCGCATTTCCCTTCAGCTCCTCTTACAG AAGGAAAGGGAATCCAccaaagaagagagaaggaagattGAGGAGCTGAAGGCAAAGATATTGTACCTTAAAAGCCAGAATATGGAGCTTCACAGCAGGGTCATGGAGATGCAGTCTACAATTGCTTCCCTAAGGGATGAACATAAGACCTTGGAAATGGCATTCGATGAGAAGCAGACTGAGATCAAAATGTTGCAAGAGAGGGAGACAGATTCAATTAAAGAAAATCCAGAAGCAATAGCTCTAAAGGAGATCCTGAAGAAGAGGGAAGCTGAAATAGAGGATTTGAAGCACCATCTTGACCCATCAAACCCACCTGTTAATTTAACAGCGAGGGAAAATATGGGATGGGAGGATAAAACTAAAGCCAGAGAAGGTAAAGAACAGAATGAACATTTGCATGAAGCTGACAGTAATGGAAATGGTCAGAAATTAACAGGAGGAGATGGTTCGGAGAATGGAGTGGGAGTTAATTTGCAGAAAGAAATGACAGGAGAAGCAAAGTTCCAGAAGTTTGAGAATACTCAAGATGGTGTTGCCGGAGGCATCACTGGTGAAAAAAGCATCAATGCGGaccaaggaaataaaaataaacattctcAAGATGAGCTGGACTTTGGCACCAGAGAGGAAAAGGCAGATCCAAATGCAACTGAGgcaatttttaaaagtgaagttGGGAAAACCATTGATGAAGATGATAACAAAAAAGTAATGGATAATAAAGAACATGGCATTGTCAGGAATGGGCACCtggaaaaacatgaaaattctCACGATGGTGAGGGTCAGAAACTTGGCATGATTTCTAAAGGAGTGAAGATGGAAATGCCAGGAAGCTCTATGAATGGTGCAGGTTCTGGCATTGGAGGGAAACATGGGCATGCaggcaaaacaaaggaaaagagatGGAGAATTCTTACTAAAAGTAGGGGGGTTGAGAACAATGGGAATTCTGAAAATAGTAGAGCTGCAACCACAAGGAGAAGAAGATTTTCTAAAGATAAGAGGGGCAACATTCCTAGTACTCCAGATGTAGCTGTTCCTACAAGCAGAATCAGTAGTGAAGCTGGTAACATTACAGGCAGTGCCAGGAAACTGGGAAAGGAAGTTGGGGAAGACAGAAAAAGGGAAGGTGGTGACATCCAACAAGAAACAGGCACCAGGGATTTCCATGAAGCAGCAGAGAATACCGAGCAGGCAAAGGTTGCTGAAGCGGACAAAGAACAAGAAGACCTGGAGATTGCAGATATTCATCAACAGGAAACAAAAGCGGCTAATGGTGATACCTTCGGAGacgattttgaaaacaataaagaaGGTTACAAAGATGAAACAGATGAACCTGAGTTTTAG
- the LOC100260121 gene encoding uncharacterized protein LOC100260121 isoform X1: MASIYISAPISRETKAKQQKGKPRRREEMDLNPGCKDKKSIKQSMLLCCKLYISESRNHTALDSIERAARLDGETVIVNKFQDRAYNRIGYTLVSYIVHDSTGNIIYSPLQQTLLSMVEAAYEAINLELHHGAHPRLGVVDDIVFHPLARASLEEAAWFAKMAAADIGNKFQVPVFLYDAAHPMGKPLDIIRRELGYYRPNFMGNQWSGWDMPEVLSEKPDEGPTMVSRARGIVMIGARPWVSMYNIPIVSTDISAARRIARTVSARGGGLPTVQTLGLFHGEDSTEIACMLLEPNRIGADRVQNQVEMLAAQEGLDVEKGYFTDFSPEMIIEKYLKLISGAESH, encoded by the exons ATGGCTTCTATATATATCTCTGCTCCCATTTCTCGTGAAACCAAGGCAAAGCAACAAAAGGGGAAGCCAAGAAGGAGAGAAGAAATGGATTTGAACCCCGGTTGCAAG GACAAGAAAAGCATAAAACAATCTATGCTACTCTGCTGTAAGCTCTATATATCTGAATCGCGTAACCACACAGCTCTTGATTCAATTGAAAGAGCTGCAAGGCTTGATGGTGAAACTGTCATAGTGAACAAGTTTCAGGATCGGGCTTATAACAGGATTGGGTACACTCTTGTTTCCTACATTGTCCATGATAGCACAGGGAATATCATTTACAGCCCATTGCAGCAAACTCTGCTATCCATGGTTGAAGCTGCTTATGAAGCTATCAACCTTGAGTTGCATCATGGGGCACACCCTAGGCTTGGCGTTGTGGATGACATTGTTTTCCATCCACTTGCTCGGGCTTCTTTGGAGGAAGCGGCTTGGTTTGCTAAAATGGCAGCAGCTGACATAGGCAACAAGTTCCAAG TGCCAgtatttctatatgatgcagCACACCCCATGGGCAAACCTTTGGACATCATCAGGAGGGAGCTGGGTTATTATCGCCCCAACTTTATGGGCAACCAATGGTCCGGATGGGATATGCCAGAAGTTCTTTCTGAGAAGCCTGATGAAGGCCCAACCATGGTCTCTCGGGCAAGAGGTATTGTGATGATAGGCGCGCGGCCATGGGTCTCAATGTACAACATTCCCATAGTGTCTACAGATATTTCTGCTGCTAGAAGAATTGCACGGACAGTGAGTGCTAGAGGGGGCGGGCTGCCAACAGTGCAGACACTGGGCCTGTTTCATGGTGAGGACTCGACTGAGATAGCTTGCATGCTCTTGGAGCCAAACAGGATTGGAGCAGACCGGGTCCAGAACCAGGTGGAGATGCTAGCAGCTCAGGAAGGGCTGGATGTTGAGAAAGGATATTTCACTGATTTTTCTCCAGAGATGATCATTGAGAAATATTTAAAGCTCATCTCTGGTGCTGAAAGCCATTAA
- the LOC100263622 gene encoding 3,9-dihydroxypterocarpan 6A-monooxygenase, with the protein MDTGTTFYFVPYILCIIPSLLLLSFLKTLVKPPTASRPPPSPPTLPIIGHVHLLTSILPKCFQTLASRYGPLMQLRLGSSTCIVVSNAAVAKEVMKTHELAFASRPEFGSSEHFIYKGSRFIMAEYGPYWRFMKKLCLTKLLAAPTLDRLIHIREEEMGKLMDTLIQRSRKGEASDLSKELTTLTSNIICRMAMSTRCSRNGNEAEEMMELVKGVVELGGKLSIGDALGALGRLDLLGYGKKLEAKLRKFDSLVEKIMEEHQRKNGMVKGNGREGRDLMDILLEIHEDPSAELKLTRTDIKSFFLDILLAGTDTQSVATQWAMAELINRPRVFNKLREEIDSIVGSTRLVKESDVPNLPYLQAVVKETLRLHTSAPFILRQCIQDCKIDGYDIKANTRVMISAFAIMQDPNSWEDPSEFIPERFLVNSGENMVDHVTEIKGQDFRYVPFGSGRRGCPGAALAMMVMQMTIGRLVQCFDWRVKDGEKVDLNVGPGFSAEMKTPLVCFTSIHFDPLGEVYARHVEG; encoded by the exons ATGGACACTGGTACTACCTTCTACTTCGTCCCATACATCCTTTGTATCATTCCAAGTCTCCTCCTCCTCTCCTTCCTCAAAACCCTAGTAAAACCTCCCACTGCATCTCGACCTCCACCCAGCCCCCCGACGCTCCCCATCATCGGTCACGTCCATCTTCTCACCTCCATCCTTCCCAAATGCTTCCAAACCCTAGCCTCCCGTTACGGTCCCCTTATGCAGCTTCGTCTCGGTTCATCAACTTGTATCGTTGTATCCAACGCTGCCGTTGCTAAAGAAGTCATGAAAACCCATGAACTAGCCTTCGCCTCTCGCCCTGAATTCGGGTCCTCAGAACACTTCATCTACAAAGGATCCAGGTTCATCATGGCGGAGTACGGCCCATACTGGCGCTTCATGAAGAAACTGTGTCTGACAAAGCTTCTCGCGGCTCCCACCCTCGATCGACTAATCCATATCCGAGAGGAAGAGATGGGAAAGCTCATGGACACACTGATTCAGAGGTCGAGGAAAGGGGAAGCTTCAGATTTGAGCAAGGAGCTGACAACGTTGACAAGCAATATCATATGCAGGATGGCGATGAGCACAAGGTGCAGTAGAAACGGTAATGAAGCTGAGGAGATGATGGAGTTGGTGAAGGGGGTGGTGGAGCTTGGAGGGAAGCTGTCTATAGGAGATGCTTTGGGGGCTTTGGGGAGACTAGACTTATTGGGATATGGGAAAAAGCTTGAAGCAAAGCTGAGGAAATTTGACAGTTTGGTGGAGAAGATCATGGAGGAGCATCAGAGGAAAAATGGGATGGTGAAAGGTAACGGAAGAGAAGGGAGAGATCTTATGGATATTCTACTGGAGATCCATGAAGACCCTTCTGCTGAATTGAAGTTGACCAGGACTGACATCAAGTCTTTCTTCCTT GACATATTACTGGCAGGAACTGACACTCAATCAGTGGCCACACAATGGGCCATGGCGGAGCTCATCAACCGTCCACGTGTCTTCAACAAGCTCAGAGAGGAAATTGATTCAATTGTGGGGTCCACTAGGCTGGTCAAAGAATCGGACGTCCCAAATCTCCCCTACCTCCAAGCGGTTGTCAAAGAAACCCTTAGACTCCACACATCAGCACCGTTCATCCTCAGACAGTGCATTCAAGATTGCAAGATTGACGGCTATGATATCAAGGCCAATACACGTGTCATGATTAGCGCCTTTGCCATCATGCAGGACCCGAACTCGTGGGAAGATCCAAGTGAGTTTATACCCGAGAGGTTCTTGGTCAACTCGGGTGAGAACATGGTTGACCATGTGACTGAAATCAAGGGCCAGGATTTTAGGTATGTCCCATTTGGGAGTGGAAGGAGAGGATGCCCTGGTGCTGCACTTGCAATGATGGTGATGCAGATGACAATCGGACGGTTGGTTCAATGCTTTGACTGGAGAGTCAAAGATGGGGAAAAGGTTGATTTGAATGTAGGCCCAGGATTTTCAGCTGAAATGAAAACCCCACTTGTGTGTTTTACAAGCATACACTTTGATCCCCTTGGCGAAGTATATGCAAGGCACGTGGAAGGGTGA